A region of Halarcobacter mediterraneus DNA encodes the following proteins:
- a CDS encoding methyl-accepting chemotaxis protein, protein MFDLITKKISNKIIISLFVLMSLSSLIVTYFTTEQVRSDSIATTKQNLDMLNTAMFQSLRNAMNTGDPAQIKKAEDEARTINGVKKLVIAKSQPLIDMYSPGAKFTKDPDILKSFETKQNQLLETNDENGHALRMIKPMIATQECLMCHANQQKGDVIGIMDLTFSLDASDDKIGSLLIEILTMSTLFGWVTIALIFIIVKRATKPISTLKEGFRNLLKSNDPSIKLNVNSKDEIGEVAGLFNSYMDKVREGLKKDEIVIEEANDILEKTGNGFFVYQVQSTAANPYVEDLKNKLNTMINHTKETLDRINDTLKNYSESKFDYKINDKGIYGDLGSLAAGIKLVGNNTSEILAMIMNTGDSLKENTHTLSNASNKLSTSSNQQAASLEETAAALEQITANIKGNTEASREMSDLASYVTTSAKNGHNLANETAVAMNDINSQVSSINEAIEVIDQIAFQTNILSLNAAVEAATAGEAGKGFAVVAGEVRNLANRSAEAAKEIKALVEKATEKTNSGKEISDNMINGYEELNENIKFTLEKIEQVATASKEQEAGIVQINDAVNLLDQATQQNAQIAEQISKMSTNIAHMSDSLVTAASRASFLEESREEVCNVDLVYDTAKLKVNVLGLKDDVYSKLGSYKTWETKGCNSILEWIETYTQINPNSCNETIDELKNLIASLKQKLQELINANANKADNEILNEKAKAVEIESLRVFGTLNKLKKDACKK, encoded by the coding sequence ATGTTTGATTTAATTACAAAAAAAATAAGTAACAAAATAATAATTTCTTTATTTGTCTTAATGTCTTTATCAAGTCTTATTGTAACATATTTTACTACAGAACAAGTTAGGTCAGACTCCATTGCTACGACAAAACAAAATTTAGATATGTTGAACACTGCGATGTTCCAAAGTTTAAGAAATGCTATGAATACAGGAGATCCTGCCCAAATAAAAAAAGCAGAAGATGAAGCAAGAACAATTAATGGCGTAAAAAAACTAGTAATTGCAAAAAGTCAACCTCTTATAGATATGTATTCTCCTGGAGCTAAATTTACAAAAGATCCTGATATTTTGAAATCTTTTGAAACAAAACAAAATCAACTACTTGAAACTAATGATGAAAACGGCCATGCATTAAGGATGATAAAACCTATGATTGCTACACAAGAATGTTTAATGTGTCATGCTAACCAACAAAAAGGTGATGTAATAGGGATAATGGACTTAACTTTTTCATTAGATGCTTCTGATGATAAAATTGGATCACTTTTAATTGAAATATTAACAATGTCTACACTATTTGGCTGGGTTACAATTGCTCTAATTTTTATTATTGTAAAAAGAGCTACAAAACCTATTTCTACACTAAAAGAAGGATTCCGAAACTTACTTAAATCAAATGACCCTAGTATAAAACTAAATGTAAATTCTAAAGATGAAATTGGAGAAGTTGCAGGACTATTTAACTCATATATGGATAAAGTAAGAGAAGGATTGAAAAAAGATGAAATTGTAATTGAAGAAGCCAATGATATTTTAGAAAAAACAGGAAATGGTTTTTTTGTTTATCAAGTTCAATCTACAGCAGCAAATCCATATGTTGAAGATTTAAAAAATAAACTTAATACAATGATTAATCATACAAAAGAAACTCTTGATAGAATTAATGACACTTTAAAAAATTATTCTGAATCAAAATTTGATTATAAAATCAATGACAAAGGAATATACGGGGACTTAGGCTCTTTAGCAGCAGGAATTAAACTTGTTGGAAATAATACGTCTGAGATTTTAGCTATGATAATGAATACAGGTGATTCTTTAAAAGAAAATACTCATACCTTGTCAAACGCATCTAATAAACTTTCAACCTCTTCAAATCAGCAAGCAGCATCATTAGAAGAAACAGCTGCTGCTTTAGAACAAATTACTGCAAATATAAAAGGTAATACTGAAGCATCAAGAGAGATGTCAGACCTAGCAAGTTATGTTACAACATCTGCAAAAAATGGACATAATTTAGCAAATGAAACAGCTGTTGCAATGAATGATATAAATTCTCAAGTAAGCTCAATTAATGAAGCAATTGAAGTAATTGACCAAATAGCTTTCCAAACAAATATACTTTCTTTAAATGCAGCTGTTGAAGCAGCAACTGCAGGAGAAGCTGGAAAAGGTTTTGCTGTTGTTGCAGGAGAAGTAAGAAATTTAGCAAATAGATCTGCTGAAGCGGCTAAAGAAATAAAAGCTTTAGTTGAAAAAGCTACAGAAAAAACAAATAGTGGTAAAGAAATTTCTGATAATATGATCAATGGATATGAAGAGTTAAATGAAAATATTAAATTTACACTCGAAAAAATTGAGCAAGTTGCAACAGCTTCAAAAGAGCAAGAAGCTGGTATTGTTCAAATTAATGATGCAGTTAATTTACTTGATCAAGCAACTCAACAAAATGCACAAATTGCAGAACAAATTTCTAAAATGTCTACAAATATAGCCCATATGTCAGACTCTTTAGTAACAGCAGCTTCAAGAGCTAGCTTCCTTGAAGAATCAAGGGAAGAAGTATGTAATGTAGATTTAGTTTATGATACTGCAAAATTAAAAGTTAATGTTCTTGGATTAAAAGATGACGTTTATTCAAAACTAGGTTCATATAAAACTTGGGAGACAAAAGGTTGTAACTCAATTTTGGAATGGATTGAAACATATACACAAATTAATCCAAATAGTTGTAATGAAACAATAGATGAACTTAAAAATTTAATTGCTAGTTTAAAACAAAAACTTCA
- the ruvA gene encoding Holliday junction branch migration protein RuvA, producing the protein MIVGIEGIIEKKEPTFLNINVNGLIYEIFVSVNCSSKITESKVKLHTTYIIREDSQTLYGFLDPNEKKLFDTVIKINGVGPKVALAICSTFTPNSFAQIVNENDVSMLKRVPGIGPKGASRILVELSGFIVDDGNDSDSSSNSSLEAALALESLGFKKDIISKVLRSCTATNTSDLVKQALKLLQK; encoded by the coding sequence ATGATTGTAGGCATAGAAGGTATTATTGAAAAAAAAGAACCAACTTTTTTAAATATTAATGTAAATGGTCTCATTTACGAAATTTTTGTCTCTGTTAATTGTAGCTCAAAAATCACTGAAAGTAAAGTAAAACTTCATACAACATATATTATTCGAGAGGATTCTCAAACCCTTTATGGATTTTTAGATCCAAATGAGAAAAAACTTTTTGATACAGTTATTAAAATAAATGGAGTAGGACCTAAAGTAGCCTTGGCTATTTGTTCTACTTTTACTCCAAACTCTTTTGCACAAATTGTAAATGAAAATGATGTATCTATGTTAAAAAGAGTACCAGGGATTGGACCAAAAGGAGCAAGTAGAATTCTAGTAGAACTTTCAGGTTTTATTGTAGATGATGGAAATGATTCAGACTCCTCTTCAAATAGTTCACTAGAAGCTGCACTTGCTTTAGAATCTTTAGGTTTTAAAAAAGATATAATTTCAAAAGTACTTAGGTCTTGTACTGCAACGAATACTAGTGATTTAGTAAAACAAGCATTAAAATTATTACAAAAATAA
- a CDS encoding D-alanine--D-alanine ligase: MKIGIVFGGKSYEHEISIVSAIAMKDVLKEELVYIFCDTNRDFYHIPNDKIKSKLFSSGEYKKCDILNFSKNGFSKKAIFASKAFEVDVILNITHGADGEDGFFASLFEFANIPYIGPRKAACSVSFNKFLTKGYAKSVGIKAVDYKYYTKNDKVELQDFPVIIKPITLGSSIGVSIVKSQDELEYALDVAFEFDEAVIIEPFIAGIKEYNLAGAKINGEFVFSIIEEPQKAEFLDFDKKYLDFARTSAALEADITEELKTKIKDSFKAIYNNTFEGSLIRCDFFVQNNEVYLNEINPVPGSMANYLFEDFNSILISLAKSLPKQKDIKISYEYVNKIQASKGK, encoded by the coding sequence GTGAAAATAGGAATAGTTTTTGGTGGGAAGTCATATGAGCATGAAATATCAATTGTTTCAGCTATCGCTATGAAAGATGTTTTAAAAGAAGAATTGGTTTATATTTTTTGTGATACGAATAGAGATTTTTATCATATTCCTAATGATAAAATTAAATCAAAATTGTTTAGTAGCGGTGAATATAAAAAATGTGATATTTTGAATTTTTCAAAAAATGGTTTTTCAAAAAAAGCAATATTTGCTTCAAAAGCTTTTGAAGTTGATGTTATTTTAAATATAACTCATGGTGCCGATGGAGAAGATGGTTTTTTTGCTTCTTTATTTGAATTTGCAAATATACCTTACATTGGTCCTAGAAAAGCAGCTTGTAGTGTAAGTTTTAACAAGTTTCTAACTAAAGGTTATGCTAAAAGTGTAGGTATAAAAGCAGTTGATTATAAGTATTATACTAAAAATGATAAAGTAGAACTTCAAGATTTCCCTGTGATTATTAAACCAATTACTTTAGGAAGTTCTATTGGTGTGTCAATTGTAAAATCACAAGATGAGTTAGAATATGCTTTAGATGTAGCTTTTGAATTTGATGAAGCAGTTATTATTGAACCCTTTATTGCTGGAATTAAAGAATATAATTTAGCAGGAGCAAAAATAAATGGTGAATTTGTTTTCTCAATTATTGAGGAACCACAAAAAGCAGAATTTTTAGATTTTGATAAAAAATATTTAGATTTTGCAAGAACTTCAGCTGCATTAGAAGCAGATATTACAGAGGAATTAAAGACAAAAATAAAAGACTCTTTTAAAGCAATTTATAATAATACTTTTGAAGGTTCTTTGATAAGATGTGATTTTTTTGTTCAAAATAATGAAGTATATTTAAATGAAATAAATCCAGTTCCTGGTTCTATGGCGAACTATTTATTTGAAGATTTTAATTCAATATTAATTTCACTAGCTAAATCTTTACCAAAACAAAAAGATATTAAGATATCATATGAATATGTAAATAAAATACAAGCATCAAAAGGTAAATAA
- a CDS encoding alpha/beta fold hydrolase, translated as MALKSIEVLDKKFNISYEIVNPTEKKDIVILHGWGSNKEIMKQAFGNLLQDFRHIYVDMPGFGKSSNDYVLTTKDYSLIVKKFLEVLNTNVIAIVGHSFGGKVATLINPDNLILLSSAGILEKKSMKTKIKIFFAKLLNTFGLSKLTKVFRSDDVQKMSENMYETFKNVVNEDFSFIFESYEKKAIIFWGKSDLATTLTSGEKIHKLIKNSSFEVYEGDHYFFLKHKKDICKKIENGIK; from the coding sequence TTGGCTTTAAAAAGCATAGAGGTTTTAGATAAAAAATTTAATATTTCTTATGAAATTGTAAATCCAACTGAAAAAAAGGATATAGTTATTCTTCATGGCTGGGGTTCAAATAAAGAGATTATGAAACAAGCATTTGGTAATCTTTTGCAAGACTTTAGACATATATATGTAGATATGCCAGGTTTTGGAAAAAGCTCAAATGACTATGTTTTAACTACAAAAGATTATTCACTTATCGTAAAGAAGTTTTTGGAAGTTTTAAATACAAATGTTATAGCAATTGTAGGACACTCTTTTGGTGGTAAAGTTGCAACTTTAATAAACCCAGATAATCTTATACTTCTTAGTTCTGCTGGAATTTTAGAAAAGAAAAGTATGAAAACCAAAATCAAAATATTTTTTGCTAAACTTTTAAATACTTTTGGATTATCAAAATTAACAAAAGTATTTAGAAGTGATGATGTACAAAAAATGAGTGAAAATATGTATGAGACTTTTAAAAATGTAGTAAATGAAGATTTTTCATTTATATTTGAGTCTTATGAAAAAAAAGCAATTATTTTTTGGGGTAAATCTGATTTGGCTACAACTCTTACCTCTGGAGAAAAAATTCATAAACTTATAAAAAATAGTAGTTTTGAGGTTTATGAAGGTGATCATTATTTCTTTTTAAAACATAAAAAAGATATTTGTAAAAAAATTGAAAATGGAATCAAATAA